In one Nocardia tengchongensis genomic region, the following are encoded:
- the gap gene encoding type I glyceraldehyde-3-phosphate dehydrogenase, translated as MTVRVGINGFGRIGRNFFRAVEAQKALGTTDIEIVAVNDLTDNKSLATLLKYDSILGRLPQDVSLDGDETIVVGDQRITALAIKEGPAALPWGDLGVDVVVESTGIFTDATKAKGHLAAGAKKVIISAPAKGEDITIVMGVNDDKYDGSQNIISNASCTTNCLGPIAKVLNDSFGIERGLMTTVHAYTQDQNLQDGPHSDLRRARAAALNIVPTGTGAAKAIGLVLPELLGKLNGYALRVPVPTGSLTDLTVDLAKAASVDEVNAAMKAAAEGPMKGILKYNVDPIVSSDIVTDPHSSIFDAPLTQVIDNQVKIASWYDNEWGYSNRLVDLIGLVGKSL; from the coding sequence GTGACTGTCCGGGTAGGGATCAACGGCTTCGGCCGCATCGGGCGAAACTTCTTCCGAGCCGTCGAGGCGCAGAAGGCCCTCGGCACCACCGACATCGAGATCGTTGCGGTCAACGATCTGACCGACAACAAGTCGCTGGCGACGCTGCTGAAGTACGACTCGATCCTCGGTCGCCTGCCGCAGGACGTTTCCCTCGACGGCGACGAGACCATCGTCGTCGGCGACCAGCGCATCACCGCGCTGGCCATCAAGGAGGGCCCCGCCGCCCTGCCGTGGGGTGACCTCGGTGTCGACGTGGTCGTCGAGTCCACCGGCATCTTCACCGACGCCACCAAGGCGAAGGGCCACCTGGCCGCCGGCGCCAAGAAGGTCATCATCTCCGCGCCCGCCAAGGGCGAGGACATCACCATCGTGATGGGCGTCAACGACGACAAGTACGACGGTTCGCAGAACATCATCTCGAACGCGTCCTGCACCACCAACTGCCTGGGCCCGATTGCCAAGGTGCTCAACGATTCCTTCGGCATCGAGCGTGGTCTGATGACCACCGTGCACGCCTACACCCAGGACCAGAACCTGCAGGACGGCCCGCACTCGGATCTGCGTCGCGCCCGCGCCGCCGCCCTCAACATCGTGCCCACCGGTACCGGCGCCGCCAAGGCCATCGGCCTGGTGCTGCCCGAGCTGCTCGGCAAGCTGAACGGTTACGCGCTGCGCGTGCCGGTTCCGACCGGGTCGCTCACCGACCTGACCGTGGACCTGGCCAAGGCCGCGTCCGTCGACGAGGTCAACGCCGCCATGAAGGCCGCCGCCGAGGGCCCGATGAAGGGCATCCTCAAGTACAACGTCGACCCGATCGTCTCCTCCGACATCGTGACCGACCCGCACTCCTCGATCTTCGACGCGCCGCTGACCCAGGTCATCGACAACCAGGTCAAGATCGCCTCCTGGTACGACAACGAGTGGGGTTACTCCAACCGCCTCGTTGACCTCATCGGCCTCGTCGGCAAGTCCCTCTAA
- a CDS encoding enoyl-CoA hydratase-related protein: protein MTEEYRHLLVKREGDTVTITMNRPDRRNALSADHLTELLAAFRAAGDTDATGIVLAAAGPVFSAGHDFADVAARDLLGVRELLTLCQEVMTTLESVPQVVIARVHGLATAAGCQLVASCDLAVAADTAGFALPGGKGGWFCHTPAVPVARSIGRKRLMEMALTGDVIDARTAVDWGLINYAVPAADLDTAVADLLARATRGSRASKALGKRTLYAQLDRPEADAYTLAREVMAAAAQLPGAREGMAAFLDKRPPTWTD, encoded by the coding sequence ATGACCGAGGAGTATCGGCACCTGCTCGTCAAACGTGAAGGCGACACCGTCACCATCACCATGAACCGGCCTGATCGGCGAAACGCGCTGTCGGCCGATCACCTGACGGAGCTATTGGCCGCATTCCGTGCGGCTGGCGACACCGACGCCACCGGCATCGTGCTGGCCGCGGCGGGCCCGGTGTTCAGCGCGGGCCACGATTTCGCCGACGTCGCGGCGCGCGACCTACTCGGCGTGCGGGAGCTGCTCACCCTGTGCCAGGAGGTCATGACCACGCTGGAATCGGTCCCGCAGGTGGTGATCGCCCGCGTGCACGGCCTGGCCACCGCGGCCGGCTGCCAGCTCGTCGCCTCCTGCGATCTGGCCGTCGCCGCCGACACCGCGGGCTTCGCCCTACCTGGCGGCAAGGGCGGCTGGTTCTGCCACACCCCGGCCGTCCCCGTCGCCCGCTCGATCGGCCGCAAACGCCTGATGGAAATGGCCCTCACCGGCGACGTGATCGACGCCCGCACCGCCGTCGACTGGGGTTTGATCAACTACGCCGTCCCCGCCGCCGACCTCGACACCGCCGTCGCCGACCTGCTCGCCCGCGCCACCCGCGGCAGCCGCGCCAGCAAGGCCCTCGGCAAACGCACCCTCTACGCCCAGCTCGACCGCCCCGAAGCCGACGCCTACACCCTCGCCCGCGAGGTCATGGCCGCCGCCGCCCAATTGCCCGGCGCCCGTGAGGGAATGGCGGCATTCCTCGACAAGCGCCCGCCGACCTGGACCGACTGA
- a CDS encoding DUF389 domain-containing protein: MAVGAPRVDRVGNVEDARAFDFIYHVGPFSLVVALLAGTAGMLAVVTSTSAVLVGVFISVTTVPAAGLAVVAAFAGKWQVALSSLAQLGVNLIGIVVAGVAVLLLLRRDSR; this comes from the coding sequence GTGGCTGTGGGTGCGCCTCGGGTGGATCGGGTCGGCAATGTCGAGGACGCCCGCGCCTTCGACTTCATCTACCACGTGGGACCGTTCTCGCTGGTGGTGGCGCTGCTGGCGGGGACGGCGGGCATGCTGGCCGTGGTCACGTCCACATCAGCTGTGCTTGTGGGCGTGTTCATTTCGGTCACCACGGTGCCCGCCGCCGGGTTGGCTGTCGTCGCGGCCTTCGCCGGAAAGTGGCAGGTCGCGCTGAGCTCGCTCGCGCAGCTCGGCGTCAATCTGATCGGGATCGTGGTCGCCGGGGTAGCAGTGCTGCTGTTGCTGCGGCGCGACAGTCGCTAG
- a CDS encoding DUF5685 family protein, with the protein MPGTADDHGQSARMATNYDGLIVSALVEAQSTASPTRRVAGPCPLRGMKRADVATGDCVRLAATVSLVLAAAKVRDHVDDHDGVAGTAGFRPAARRIAQRWARQGESAGAGLGFDTAVLVTAVDRQGEIEAAAGLGTPLLTVTEPTETATAAAFGHTAILAGRPGNVAALTEVGRLFGRIAHLVDAVEDLAEDQAHGKWNPLVATGTDVAEAHRLCADALLGIELALAEVAFTDSRLIHKLLKHELGRSVTRTFGGSTCAAHGSVAAPQSRWRRRGPDPWGPPPGYGGYGPAPGYYGRAPRRRSGCCLPCCEGCICCGEGCCCCEESCCCCEESCCDC; encoded by the coding sequence GTGCCTGGCACTGCGGACGACCACGGCCAGAGCGCCCGCATGGCAACCAATTACGACGGGCTGATCGTCTCGGCCCTGGTGGAGGCGCAATCGACCGCGTCGCCCACCCGTCGCGTCGCCGGGCCCTGCCCGCTGCGCGGCATGAAACGCGCCGATGTCGCCACCGGTGACTGTGTCCGGCTGGCCGCCACGGTCTCCCTGGTCCTGGCCGCCGCCAAGGTGCGCGATCACGTCGACGACCATGACGGAGTGGCGGGCACGGCTGGATTCCGCCCCGCGGCCCGACGCATCGCCCAGCGCTGGGCGCGACAAGGTGAATCCGCCGGCGCCGGGCTGGGTTTCGACACCGCGGTGCTGGTCACAGCTGTGGACCGGCAGGGTGAGATCGAGGCCGCGGCAGGGCTCGGCACCCCGCTGCTGACGGTCACCGAACCCACCGAGACCGCGACGGCGGCAGCGTTCGGTCACACCGCGATCCTGGCGGGACGGCCCGGCAATGTCGCCGCGCTCACCGAGGTGGGCCGATTGTTCGGCCGCATAGCGCATCTCGTGGACGCGGTGGAGGATCTCGCCGAGGATCAGGCCCACGGAAAGTGGAATCCGCTGGTGGCCACGGGAACCGATGTGGCCGAGGCACACCGGCTGTGCGCGGACGCCCTGCTGGGTATCGAATTGGCTTTGGCCGAAGTGGCATTCACCGATTCGCGGCTGATTCACAAACTTCTCAAGCACGAGCTGGGCCGCTCGGTGACCAGGACCTTCGGCGGCTCCACGTGCGCCGCCCACGGCTCGGTCGCCGCGCCGCAGTCGCGCTGGCGTCGGCGCGGCCCGGACCCGTGGGGTCCGCCGCCCGGTTACGGCGGTTACGGTCCCGCGCCCGGCTATTACGGGCGCGCGCCCCGCCGCCGCAGTGGCTGTTGCCTTCCGTGCTGTGAAGGCTGCATCTGCTGCGGCGAAGGCTGCTGTTGTTGCGAGGAATCCTGTTGCTGCTGCGAGGAATCCTGCTGCGACTGCTGA
- a CDS encoding phosphoglycerate kinase, protein MTIKTLQDLLNDGVEGRGVLVRSDLNVPLDNGVITDPGRIIASAPTIKALAEAGAKVVVTAHLGRPKGEPDPKFSLAPVAARLAEELGRNVQLAGDVVGYDALSRSEGLTDGDVMLLENVRFDPRETSKDEAERTKLAKALVELVGDDGAFVSDGFGVVHRKQASVFDVAKLLPHYAGNLVAAETEVLKKLTEEPARPYAVVLGGSKVSDKLAVIEALAPKVDTLVIGGGMCFTFLAAQGLSVGTSLLQDEMIETCKGLLDKYADVIHLPVDIVVADKFAADAEAKTVAANEIPDGWMGLDIGPDSAARFAALLTEAKTVFWNGPMGVFEFEKFAAGTRGVAEAIATATGKGAFTVVGGGDSAAAVRTLGLPDEGFSHISTGGGASLEYLEGKELPGLAVLEVNTAED, encoded by the coding sequence ATGACGATCAAGACTCTCCAGGATCTGCTGAACGACGGCGTCGAGGGCCGCGGCGTGCTGGTGCGCTCGGACCTCAATGTGCCGCTCGACAACGGCGTCATCACCGACCCGGGCCGCATCATCGCGTCCGCGCCGACCATCAAGGCGCTGGCCGAGGCCGGCGCCAAGGTCGTGGTGACCGCCCACCTGGGCCGCCCCAAGGGCGAGCCGGATCCGAAGTTCTCGCTGGCTCCCGTCGCCGCGCGACTGGCCGAAGAGCTGGGCCGCAATGTCCAGCTCGCCGGTGACGTGGTGGGCTACGACGCGCTCTCGCGCTCGGAGGGCCTCACCGACGGCGACGTGATGCTGCTCGAGAACGTGCGTTTCGACCCGCGCGAGACCAGCAAGGACGAGGCCGAGCGGACCAAGCTGGCCAAGGCTCTGGTCGAACTCGTCGGCGACGACGGCGCTTTCGTGTCCGACGGCTTCGGTGTCGTGCACCGCAAGCAGGCGTCGGTCTTCGACGTGGCCAAGTTGCTGCCGCACTACGCGGGCAACCTGGTCGCGGCCGAGACCGAGGTGCTGAAGAAGCTCACCGAGGAGCCCGCGCGTCCGTACGCGGTCGTGCTCGGCGGCTCCAAGGTCTCCGACAAGCTGGCGGTCATCGAGGCGCTCGCGCCGAAGGTCGACACGCTGGTCATCGGTGGCGGCATGTGCTTCACCTTCCTTGCGGCGCAGGGACTTTCGGTGGGCACCTCGCTGCTGCAGGACGAGATGATCGAGACCTGCAAGGGCCTGCTGGACAAGTACGCCGACGTCATCCACCTGCCGGTGGACATCGTGGTGGCCGACAAGTTCGCGGCCGACGCGGAGGCGAAGACGGTGGCGGCCAACGAGATTCCGGACGGCTGGATGGGTCTGGACATCGGTCCCGACTCGGCCGCCCGCTTCGCGGCGCTGCTGACCGAGGCCAAGACGGTGTTCTGGAACGGCCCGATGGGCGTGTTCGAGTTCGAGAAGTTCGCGGCCGGTACTCGCGGTGTCGCCGAGGCGATCGCCACGGCCACCGGCAAGGGCGCGTTCACCGTCGTCGGCGGTGGCGACTCGGCCGCGGCCGTGCGCACCCTGGGTCTGCCCGACGAGGGTTTCTCGCACATCTCCACCGGCGGCGGTGCGTCGCTGGAATACCTGGAGGGCAAGGAACTCCCCGGCCTCGCCGTGCTTGAAGTAAACACAGCGGAGGACTGA
- a CDS encoding TIGR02452 family protein codes for MQAARRLHREGGKRLAVLNFASARNPGGGYLRGARAQEEDLCRSALLYRCLLETPRYYEAHRASEDLRYSHRVIFSPEVPVIRDDAGALDPHPFTTSFLTSPAPNAGALADRSGHPVEVRDILVDRAARVLAVAAHHGVRELVLGAWGCGVFRNDPNEVAEAFDLGLRTHGATFERVVFAVWDRSPVSANRAAFESRFGSVSS; via the coding sequence ATCCAGGCCGCACGCCGGCTACACCGCGAGGGCGGAAAACGCCTCGCCGTCCTCAATTTCGCCTCCGCCCGTAATCCCGGCGGCGGCTACCTGCGCGGGGCCCGCGCCCAGGAGGAAGACCTGTGCCGCAGCGCCCTGCTCTACCGCTGCCTGCTCGAAACACCCCGCTACTACGAGGCCCACCGCGCCTCCGAGGATCTGCGCTACAGCCACCGCGTCATCTTCTCCCCCGAGGTGCCCGTCATCCGCGACGACGCCGGCGCCCTCGACCCACATCCGTTCACCACCTCGTTCCTGACCTCGCCCGCCCCGAATGCCGGTGCGCTCGCCGATCGTTCGGGCCACCCGGTCGAGGTCCGCGACATCCTCGTCGACCGCGCCGCACGCGTGCTGGCGGTCGCCGCCCACCACGGGGTCCGCGAACTGGTGCTCGGCGCGTGGGGCTGCGGCGTGTTTCGCAATGACCCGAACGAGGTCGCCGAGGCCTTCGACCTCGGGTTGCGCACGCACGGCGCCACATTCGAACGAGTGGTGTTCGCAGTCTGGGACCGCTCCCCCGTCTCGGCCAATCGCGCCGCCTTCGAATCCCGCTTCGGGTCCGTCTCGTCCTAG
- the kstD gene encoding 3-oxosteroid 1-dehydrogenase — protein MQDDKANGETFDVIVVGSGAAGMAAALTAAHHGLSTVIVEKAANWGGSTARSGGGVWIPGNKELRRKAPADDLEAARTYLKHIIGPGVPPERIDTLLDRGSEAFDFLAAHSPLRMRWVPGYSDYYPEAPGGRSHGRSVEPVPYNATGLGAELRTLEPDYVRAPKNVVITQAEFRQLHLGLRNPRSPLTGARVAGRWLAATVLRRRVLARGQALSAMLRAGLLEAKVPLWLDTPLVDLRTEDGRVTGAVVLRDGSEQVLTARRGVIIAAGGFEHNAVMRKQYQREPIGTDWTVGAKANTGDGIRAGENAGGAVEFMADAWWGPSIPLPRLPWFCLAERNLPGSIVVNERGERFMNECLPYVEATHEMYGGEHGQGAGPGENLPAWLIFDQRYRNRYQFAGVPPRRPLPGRWFKSGALTRADSLPELAEKIGIPVEDLRATVTRFNEFAAAGTDPDFGRGESAYDNYYGDPRNRPNPNLGALGTGPYYAAKLVPGDLGTKGGLSADTDGRVLRADGSVIEGLYAAGNASAPVMGHTYAGPGATIGPAIVYGYLAALHAARH, from the coding sequence ATGCAGGACGACAAGGCAAACGGCGAGACCTTCGATGTGATCGTGGTGGGTTCCGGAGCGGCGGGCATGGCCGCGGCGCTGACCGCGGCACACCACGGGCTGTCGACGGTCATCGTCGAGAAGGCCGCGAATTGGGGCGGCTCCACCGCGAGATCCGGTGGCGGCGTGTGGATTCCGGGCAACAAGGAACTGCGGCGCAAGGCTCCCGCCGATGACCTCGAGGCCGCGCGGACCTATCTGAAGCACATCATCGGACCGGGCGTGCCGCCCGAGCGCATCGACACGCTCCTCGATCGGGGATCGGAAGCCTTCGACTTCCTGGCCGCGCATTCACCGCTGCGCATGCGCTGGGTGCCGGGCTACTCCGACTACTACCCGGAGGCGCCCGGCGGACGTTCCCACGGTCGCTCTGTCGAGCCCGTGCCCTACAACGCCACCGGCCTCGGCGCCGAATTGCGCACGCTGGAACCCGATTACGTGCGCGCACCCAAGAACGTCGTGATCACCCAGGCCGAATTCCGGCAGCTGCATCTGGGCCTGCGCAACCCGCGCAGCCCACTGACCGGCGCCCGTGTCGCGGGCCGTTGGCTCGCGGCGACCGTGCTGCGCCGCCGCGTCCTCGCCCGCGGCCAGGCGTTGAGCGCCATGCTGCGCGCGGGCCTGCTGGAGGCGAAGGTGCCGCTGTGGCTGGACACCCCGCTCGTTGATTTGCGCACCGAGGACGGCCGGGTCACCGGCGCGGTGGTGCTGCGCGACGGGAGCGAGCAGGTGCTCACCGCCCGCCGCGGCGTGATCATCGCGGCCGGCGGCTTCGAGCACAACGCGGTGATGCGCAAGCAGTATCAGCGCGAACCCATCGGCACCGACTGGACTGTCGGCGCGAAGGCCAACACCGGCGACGGCATCCGCGCGGGCGAGAATGCCGGTGGCGCCGTGGAATTCATGGCCGACGCCTGGTGGGGCCCGTCCATTCCGCTGCCCCGGCTGCCCTGGTTCTGCCTGGCCGAACGCAATCTGCCCGGCAGCATCGTGGTCAACGAGCGCGGTGAGCGGTTCATGAACGAATGCCTGCCCTATGTCGAGGCCACCCACGAGATGTACGGCGGCGAGCACGGCCAGGGCGCGGGCCCCGGCGAAAACCTCCCCGCCTGGCTGATTTTCGACCAGCGCTACCGCAACCGCTACCAGTTCGCGGGCGTCCCGCCCCGGCGGCCGCTGCCCGGCCGCTGGTTCAAGTCGGGCGCGCTGACCCGAGCCGACTCGCTTCCCGAACTCGCCGAGAAGATCGGTATCCCGGTCGAGGACCTGCGCGCCACGGTGACCCGCTTCAACGAATTCGCCGCCGCCGGAACCGATCCCGACTTCGGCCGCGGCGAGAGCGCCTACGACAACTACTACGGCGACCCGCGCAACCGCCCGAACCCGAACCTCGGCGCGCTCGGGACCGGTCCGTACTACGCCGCGAAGCTGGTCCCCGGCGACCTCGGCACCAAGGGCGGCCTCAGCGCCGACACCGACGGCCGCGTACTGCGCGCCGACGGCTCGGTGATCGAGGGCCTCTACGCGGCGGGCAATGCGAGCGCCCCCGTCATGGGCCACACCTATGCCGGTCCCGGCGCGACCATCGGCCCCGCCATCGTCTACGGCTACCTGGCCGCGCTGCACGCCGCCAGGCACTGA
- the tpiA gene encoding triose-phosphate isomerase translates to MARKPLIAGNWKMNLNHLEAIALVQKIAFALPEKYFDKVDVTVVPPFVDLRSVQTLVEGDRLLITYGAQDVSTHDEGAYTGEISGSMLAKLGCSFVVVGHSERRQYHLEDDATVLAKAKQALKYGITPIVCIGEGLGVRESKTHVEYNLEQLRGSLKGLTAEEISKIVIAYEPVWAIGTGKVATPADAQEVCGAIRKELAELANPEVAAGVRVLYGGSVNAKNVGELVGQTDIDGALVGGASLKGDEFATLSAIAAGGPLP, encoded by the coding sequence ATGGCACGTAAGCCTTTGATTGCCGGCAACTGGAAGATGAACCTCAATCACCTCGAGGCCATCGCTCTGGTGCAGAAGATCGCCTTCGCATTGCCGGAGAAGTACTTCGACAAGGTCGACGTCACGGTGGTTCCGCCGTTCGTGGACCTGCGCAGTGTGCAGACGCTGGTCGAGGGTGACCGTCTCCTGATCACCTACGGTGCCCAGGACGTGTCCACCCATGACGAGGGCGCCTACACCGGCGAGATCAGCGGTTCCATGCTCGCGAAGCTGGGCTGCTCGTTCGTCGTGGTCGGCCACTCGGAGCGCCGTCAGTACCACCTCGAGGACGACGCCACCGTGCTGGCCAAGGCCAAGCAGGCGCTCAAGTACGGCATCACCCCGATCGTCTGCATCGGTGAGGGCCTGGGCGTCCGCGAGTCCAAGACCCACGTGGAGTACAACCTCGAGCAGCTGCGCGGCTCGCTCAAGGGCCTGACGGCGGAGGAGATCTCCAAGATCGTCATCGCCTACGAGCCGGTCTGGGCCATCGGCACCGGCAAGGTCGCCACCCCCGCCGACGCGCAGGAAGTTTGCGGCGCCATCCGCAAGGAGCTCGCCGAACTGGCGAATCCCGAAGTGGCGGCGGGCGTCCGGGTCCTCTACGGCGGCTCGGTGAACGCCAAGAACGTCGGCGAACTGGTCGGCCAGACCGACATCGACGGTGCCCTCGTGGGCGGCGCGTCGCTCAAGGGTGACGAGTTCGCCACCCTCTCGGCCATCGCCGCCGGCGGCCCGCTGCCGTAA
- a CDS encoding TetR/AcrR family transcriptional regulator, which produces MSLRERQRRQIRGEIQRAAYELFAAQGFGEVTTEQIAAAAGVSASTYFRHVRSKEDLLLDPVREGGSKIVALLEERTEDEPADIALAQAILTRSTTLAPQELEQWRAAFQTAPHLLERVALITPEHRTRLVELVAQRMGRDEGQDSTPGLLVHLLLAAAEFGYLQWLRNTTQQEMSLAVCVEGALDAVTGERWRAQG; this is translated from the coding sequence ATGTCACTACGGGAGCGGCAGCGGCGGCAGATTCGGGGGGAGATTCAGCGGGCGGCGTATGAGCTGTTCGCGGCGCAGGGGTTCGGGGAGGTGACGACCGAGCAGATCGCGGCGGCCGCGGGGGTGTCGGCGAGCACGTACTTCCGGCATGTGCGCAGCAAGGAGGATCTGCTGCTGGACCCCGTGCGCGAGGGTGGGTCCAAGATCGTGGCGTTGCTCGAGGAGCGCACGGAGGACGAGCCCGCCGATATCGCTCTGGCGCAGGCGATTCTGACGCGGTCGACGACGCTGGCCCCGCAGGAGCTGGAGCAGTGGCGGGCCGCGTTCCAGACCGCGCCCCATCTGCTCGAGCGGGTGGCTCTGATTACTCCCGAGCATCGGACGCGGCTGGTCGAGCTGGTCGCGCAGCGTATGGGGCGTGACGAGGGGCAGGACAGCACGCCTGGGCTGCTGGTGCATTTGCTGCTGGCGGCGGCCGAATTCGGATATCTGCAATGGCTGCGCAATACGACGCAGCAGGAGATGTCGCTGGCGGTGTGCGTCGAAGGCGCGCTCGACGCCGTGACCGGGGAACGCTGGCGCGCCCAGGGCTGA
- a CDS encoding ACT domain-containing protein: protein MSGSQRLRIVPSQFAVDHLPNTAFPEDDEWIALVRAPEGLTVIREAPAWAEGETWKGFYGVDAGSLNAPGTLLALIGPLAESSIPVFVASTFHADLVLVPAHRLEEASAVLRDAGHRLAD from the coding sequence ATGAGCGGCTCCCAGCGTTTGCGGATCGTCCCGTCGCAGTTCGCGGTGGATCATCTGCCGAATACCGCGTTCCCGGAGGACGACGAGTGGATCGCCCTGGTGCGAGCGCCGGAGGGCCTCACCGTGATTCGCGAGGCGCCCGCGTGGGCCGAAGGGGAGACCTGGAAGGGCTTCTACGGAGTGGACGCCGGGAGTCTCAATGCGCCGGGCACCCTGCTGGCACTGATCGGCCCGCTCGCGGAATCCTCGATCCCGGTGTTCGTCGCCTCCACGTTCCACGCCGACCTGGTGCTGGTTCCGGCGCATCGCCTGGAGGAGGCGTCCGCGGTGCTGCGGGACGCGGGGCATCGCCTGGCGGACTGA
- a CDS encoding BlaI/MecI/CopY family transcriptional regulator — MSARGFGDLETVIIERIWDRPGKTTVRELFDELAVERDIAYTTVMSTMDNLHRKGWLERERVGKAYRYWASLSREEYSARLMREALGSGGRSDLVLAHFVEQMSAEESEGLRAALRKLTRGKR, encoded by the coding sequence GTGAGTGCACGAGGCTTCGGAGATCTGGAAACGGTCATCATCGAACGCATCTGGGACCGCCCCGGCAAGACGACGGTCCGAGAGTTGTTCGACGAGCTGGCCGTCGAGCGCGACATCGCGTACACCACCGTCATGTCCACCATGGACAACCTGCACCGCAAGGGCTGGCTCGAGCGCGAGCGGGTCGGCAAGGCCTACCGTTATTGGGCCAGTCTCAGCCGCGAGGAGTACAGCGCCCGGCTCATGCGCGAGGCGCTGGGCAGTGGCGGCCGCTCGGATCTGGTGCTCGCGCATTTCGTCGAGCAGATGAGCGCCGAGGAGTCCGAGGGCCTGCGTGCGGCCCTGCGCAAATTGACGCGCGGCAAGCGCTGA
- a CDS encoding nitroreductase/quinone reductase family protein, with translation MTAMSDWNTNIINEFRANEGRVGGPFEGAPMILVHHRGRKTGRDLVTPTMYMADEQDPAVVYVFASKAGAPTNPDWYFNLTAAGNAEAEIGTETFPVVVTEVTGADRDRIYAEQARRYPGFAEYAEKTAGIRTIPVLALRRA, from the coding sequence ATGACCGCCATGAGCGACTGGAACACGAACATCATCAACGAGTTTCGGGCCAACGAGGGCCGGGTGGGCGGACCGTTCGAGGGCGCGCCGATGATCCTGGTGCACCATCGCGGCCGTAAGACCGGCCGTGACCTGGTCACACCCACCATGTACATGGCCGACGAGCAGGATCCGGCCGTCGTCTACGTCTTCGCGTCCAAGGCGGGAGCGCCCACCAACCCGGACTGGTACTTCAACCTGACCGCCGCCGGAAATGCCGAGGCCGAGATCGGCACCGAGACCTTCCCGGTCGTCGTCACCGAGGTGACCGGCGCGGACCGCGACCGCATCTACGCCGAGCAGGCCCGCCGCTACCCGGGCTTCGCGGAGTACGCGGAGAAGACCGCAGGTATCCGCACCATTCCGGTGCTCGCGTTGCGTCGCGCCTGA
- a CDS encoding VCBS repeat-containing protein — MAGQFVPIPDWFSQNDQDCGIAVADLTGQGVLDIVVLEVDDPAGQNSGNYRVGHALAADGRVGSWGPWLPVPDWWGWENQGAGLIVADLDGDGRPELIVFTVDHPRNGNGGLYTIGWGLDGTGHCVDGWSRVPEWGFDANQGAAIALLPGVGALPRLVVSTIDHPAGGNTGYYPRVLDLDIDLATAATEGAWRILDFDTEVNPVHAALLHTGDILFFAGSGNDPDRLGAHDFRTRVWHYPDPGLDAPTTPIDLFCSPHPAGTSWSWWTPAVSPRPDSGCDWGWASPHRCSRCEWSPISAGDTSPALPWSHDRGVSAPARQT, encoded by the coding sequence GTGGCAGGACAATTCGTTCCCATCCCCGATTGGTTCTCCCAGAATGATCAGGACTGCGGCATCGCCGTCGCCGACCTGACCGGGCAGGGCGTCCTGGACATCGTGGTCCTCGAGGTTGACGACCCTGCCGGTCAGAACAGCGGCAACTACCGGGTCGGCCATGCGCTCGCGGCGGACGGCAGGGTCGGCAGCTGGGGACCCTGGCTGCCGGTGCCCGACTGGTGGGGGTGGGAGAACCAGGGCGCGGGCCTCATCGTCGCCGATCTCGACGGCGACGGCCGCCCCGAACTCATCGTCTTCACCGTCGACCATCCGCGCAACGGCAACGGCGGGCTGTACACCATCGGCTGGGGCCTGGACGGGACCGGACACTGCGTGGACGGCTGGTCCCGCGTGCCCGAGTGGGGATTCGACGCGAATCAGGGCGCCGCCATCGCCCTGCTGCCCGGTGTGGGCGCACTGCCGCGACTGGTGGTTTCCACCATCGACCATCCCGCGGGCGGCAACACCGGATACTACCCGCGCGTCCTCGACCTCGATATCGATCTGGCCACCGCCGCGACCGAAGGCGCTTGGCGCATCCTGGATTTCGACACCGAGGTGAATCCGGTGCACGCGGCGCTGCTGCACACCGGCGACATCCTGTTCTTCGCCGGCTCCGGCAACGACCCCGACCGGCTCGGGGCCCACGACTTCCGCACCCGCGTCTGGCACTACCCGGACCCGGGCTTGGACGCGCCCACGACACCCATCGACCTGTTCTGTTCCCCCCACCCGGCTGGTACCTCGTGGTCGTGGTGGACACCGGCGGTGTCCCCTCGGCCGGACAGTGGCTGCGATTGGGGCTGGGCGAGCCCGCACCGGTGTAGCCGCTGCGAATGGTCGCCAATCTCTGCTGGTGACACGTCTCCGGCACTACCGTGGAGTCATGACCGAGGAGTATCGGCACCTGCTCGTCAAACGTGA